One window of the Eriocheir sinensis breed Jianghai 21 chromosome 59, ASM2467909v1, whole genome shotgun sequence genome contains the following:
- the LOC126985305 gene encoding nascent polypeptide-associated complex subunit alpha, muscle-specific form-like isoform X13 translates to MSVVGSVVVIKRTGADGTPYPMVHCSCSIGRNIECDIRVQLNSVSQQQCRIDVDPSGKAYLTNLSHNNQTVLGDYTLAPEEVCMLSHKQVISVGERKFRWEYPEDSALAVSFPAVAPAEKVKILVPVDKSPLPRYTDSAGVSHRWSIDDASEAKRKKVSFGPQLNPEHFDKLLPPATPVSKGDKPNGRQSPLDAPSSGPGSARKSGRVSVASTFESIPEYVPDTPTKSLLRRRSPTPVKPYLARSLGISMGKLQGDVPSPEKETPHTSQAQPTEVPAQSSKPMPTDKPMDRTPVKKPVTPLKRPTPGPKTPKSPKVISTKIAHLKLVSPSAAGEKSTSPRGRPKNTPSPKAPGAASPRGRPRKSLSPSATPSPRGRPKKSLSPSPRGRPKKSLSPSATPSPRGRPKKSQSPKAPGTPVPRGRPKSQSPKAPRGRPKSQSPKAPRGRPKSQSPKAPRGRPKSQSPKAPRGRPKSQSPKAPRGRPKSQSPKAPRGRPKSQSPKSLGTPLPRGRPKKSLSPSPKLQGSLKRPASTSQVSSTPQKKLFKFSNSPLKPPAPKTLTPKLGTPKRAGTPTYVTPKKFMKVGTPKSVGKINNATPKKPSSPKASPKVATPKASPKSATPKGSPKLSSPKPSTPKGSPKAGTPKGSPKLSSPKSATPRKVTSPKVVSSKLSSPKASSKLSSPKSATPKASPKSATPKASPKSATPKASPKSATPKRVSTPKSSPKSATPKRISSPKAATPKASPKSATPKASPKAATPKASPKSATPKAATPKASPKSATPKAATKASPKSATPKAATPKASPKSATPKRVSSPKAATPKASPKSATPKRVSSPKAATPKASPKLTSLKSATPKASPKAATPKASPKSATPKRVSSPKAATPKASPKFPTPKASPKFPTPKSSPKVAASKASPKFPTPKASPKFPTPKSATPKAASPKLATPKKLSAKSISPRFLSSKLASYKCPSPKFPSPKLSSPKSSPKFPSPKLSPKFSSPKSAAKKFSSPKAANLKLSSPKNRSSPKLSSPKSTSKAATSPKLSSPKPSRPKKLSTPRKPTTPKKLSTPKGTSPKTPSTPKPGRPKTVATPKATTPKPGHSKKLSTPRSASPRKPATPKFASPEVLAAPGSVTPWSVSRKKLSSPKFSSPEVIAAPGSAKGKKSQSPKFASPKNVCAVLLTPPHTGSPKASSTSKLTPPKSPGVKRSATLKTPTPKKLKTDSPKNSGSATPKSTGKKHPRTPASALRIKAATSRSTHKKVTIKSQTSATPGLKSGKLSRVMKAKTPKKTWADVLKKGLTGKGAALSRSQKARTVLAATRTMHKQSKRTVQPKKTKQTFPFQEAALKQQEVASTTSTGHANSPAPIIIRRKTTQTPKVFRRGQKQPCPVNQPGGVGDTADLEGLSSLMATPRVPPQGETAVPSPRGRVKATPRTSPSQRLRRALRSSPSSSSANTSISSINMTNFDFSAVRTPELTKDLFVSSLETPAPCGTPESVYRNPADRQALDSPVQVTIEADATTFDFGNAHTPDVTQDKFVSPVSGLRTPRTAISTPKPQLKNMAPLRNLSAESIPQEQQETSSRDAASEENLEGAAGTSSQANHTDAASVKKLLRTPKAATSPQADYTDVAGVKKLLKTPRAAPPSPQANYTDVAGVKKLLRTPKPAATSPQADYTNIVGTRKLMKTPGPVPASPEADYTNVAGVGKMLRTPKPAPASPEADYTQVAGMKKLLRTPKPAVASPEADYTNVAGVGKLLRTPKPAVVSPKADYTNVAGVGKLLRTPKAAVASPEADYTNVRGVRHLLRSPKTPTNTPEADFTGVAMLLSTPEPQLEDDAAVRVERARKTPLADHTNVDRSQSPVRGAKGKAATPQKEASPATSSPSENIPPQGQEEEGPAPRRSQRKPKAADQQSEVTPVRRMRSRRKIEDCVLELVQSPIGSTHSLLSTPLEEQPTPTRKSKRTRKGGVDADQDTPSKALVAPGTPVTVLQATVDAGEVAPLPEVLPSPEEDSIQGKQGKEEEAATPRPKKGRAKKELSDETEVQNVPAKTLDENVAVESPAKTTRRGRAAKGTAAESDTKESVEEEARPAPTVRGRGRRAVAAAAPVEDSSQREQSAEASLPKGRGTKNKLPDEEVEVQNVPDKTSSSDEDVTESPAKITRRGRTAKGAAAESGKKKSVEEAAQLTPTVRGRGRRAAAVAAAAAIAIGSPKDQTSKDDKPQASKSKRGQSKEEHDTAAVEEGGKGTRRTRRKVAFADEPDTKQSKDEDSEEKSIPAKRPAARKTRGGRGSKKEEEEDEAEDKENNSPPKKARTQRTRAKKGDTADDDEGKAEDKEDEDNATPAKRGKRPLRTKSKNTSEEKMDEDTKTEEEKAATTKKGRPRKAAAKKGGKDDEKMEEKEDVPSEDSKDEECVPTPPKRGRRQQKAAQDPPPARTSNRRGKVTAEVASPEARPTRATRSRKKL, encoded by the exons atgagTGTCGTGGGCTCCGTGGTGGTTATCAAGCGGACGGGCGCCGACGGGACGCCCTACCCCATGGTGCACTGCAGCTGCTCCATCGGCAGGAACATcgagtgtgacatccgggtgCAGCTTAACTCAGTGTCCCAGCAGCAGTGTCGCATCGATGTGGACCCCAGCGGGAAG GCGTATCTCACGAACCTGAGTCACAACAACCAAACAGTGCTGGGTGACTACACGCTGGCCCCGGAGGAGGTGTGCATGCTCAGCCACAAGCAGGTCATCAGCGTGGGGGAGAGGAAGTTCCGCTGGGAGTACCCTGAAGACTCCGCCCTGGCTGTGTCTTTCCCCGCTGTCGCCCCTGCAGAAAAAGTGAAGATCCTCGTGCCTGTGGACAAGTCGCCGCTCCCTCGCTATACAGACAGTG CTGGAGTGTCACATCGCTGGAGTATTGATGATGCTTCAGAGGCCAAGAGGAAGAAGGTGTCGTTTGGACCTCAACTGAACCCTGAGCACTTCGACAAGCTCCTGCCGCCCGCCACTCCCGTAAGCAAGGGAGACAAGCCCAACGGTCGCCAGAGTCCCCTCGATGCCCCTTCGTCTGGCCCAGGCAGTGCGAGAAAATCTGGAAGAGTGTCGGTTGCCTCCACATTTGAGAGTATCCCTGAGTATGTTCCCGACACACCCACCAAGAGCCTCCTGCGTCGACGAAGCCCCACCCCAGTCAAGCCCTATCTGGCACGCAGCCTTGGAATCAGCATGGGCAAGCTGCAGGGGGATGTACCCTCCCCAGAGAAAGAAACTCCACACACATCACAAGCCCAACCCACTGAAGTCCCTGCCCAATCCTCTAAGCCAATGCCAACTGACAAGCCTATGGACAGAACACCAGTAAAGAAGCCAGTCACACCACTCAAGCGACCCACACCTGGTCCAAAGACACCCAAATCCCCAAAGGTTATCTCCACAAAGATCGCACACTTGAAGCTCGTGTCCCCAAGTGCTGCTGGGGAGAAATCCACATCTCCCCGAGGCCGCCCCAAGAACACCCCCAGCCCCAAGGCACCGGGAGCAGCCTCGCCTCGTGGTCGCCCCAGGAAGTCCCTATCACCATCGGCAACACCATCACCACGTGGCCGACCAAAGAAGTCTCTATCACCATCACCGCGTGGCCGACCAAAGAAGTCCCTGTCACCAtcagcaacaccatcaccacggGGTAGACCAAAGAAATCCCAGAGTCCCAAGGCACCAGGAACACCAGTACCACGTGGCCGTCCAAAGTCCCAGAGTCCCAAGGCACCACGCGGTCGCCCAAAGTCCCAGAGTCCCAAGGCTCCACGCGGTCGCCCAAAGTCCCAGAGTCCCAAGGCTCCACGCGGTCGCCCAAAGTCCCAGAGTCCCAAGGCTCCACGCGGTCGCCCAAAGTCCCAGAGTCCCAAGGCACCACGCGGTCGCCCAAAGTCCCAGAGTCCCAAGGCACCACGTGGTCGCCCCAAGTCTCAGAGTCCCAAGTCACTCGGAACCCCATTGCCACGTGGCCGCCCCAAGAAGTCCCTGAGCCCTTCTCCTAAGCTGCAAGGGTCCCTCAAGAGGCCTGCAAGTACCAGCCAGGTTTCcagcaccccccaaaaaaagttgTTCAAGTTTTCTAACTCTCCTCTTAAACCACCAGCACCCAAGACACTCACACCCAAGCTTGGCACCCCAAAGAGAGCTGGCACCCCTACATATGTTACTCCCAAAAAGTTTATGAAGGTTGGTACCCCTAAAAGTGTTGGGAAAATTAATAATGCCACTCCCAAGAAGCCCTCCTCACCAAAGGCTTCCCCAAAGGTGGCCACTCCCAAGGCTTCTCCCAAGTCAGCAACTCCTAAGGGTTCTCCCAAGCTGTCATCCCCAAAGCCATCAACACCTAAGGGTTCTCCCAAAGCAGGAACTCCCAAGGGTTCTCCCAAGCTCTCATCTCCTAAATCTGCCACCCCCAGGAAAGTAACATCTCCCAAGGTTGTCTCATCCAAGCTGTCGtcccccaaggcttcttccaagcTGTCATCTCCCAAATCTGCAACTCCTAAGGCTTCTCCCAAATCTGCAACTCCTAAGGCTTCTCCCAAATCTGCCACTCCGAAGGCTTCTCCCAAGTCTGCCACTCCCAAGAGAGTATCAACTCCTAAGTCTTCTCCCAAATCTGCCACCCCCAAGAGAATATCATCTCCCAAGGCAGCAACTCCTAAGGCTTCTCCCAAATCTGCCACCCCCAAGGCTTCTCCCAAGGCAGCAACTCCTAAGGCTTCTCCCAAATCTGCCACCCCCAAGGCAGCAACTCCTAAGGCTTCTCCCAAATCTGCCACCCCCAAGGCAGCAACTAAGGCTTCTCCCAAATCTGCCACCCCCAAGGCAGCAACTCCTAAGGCTTCTCCCAAATCTGCCACCCCCAAG AGAGTATCATCTCCCAAGGCAGCAACTCCTAAGGCTTCTCCCAAATCTGCCACCCCCAAGAGAGTATCATCTCCCAAGGCAGCAACTCCTAAGGCTTCTCCCAAGCTGACATCCCTGAAATCTGCCACCCCCAAAGCTTCTCCCAAGGCAGCAACTCCTAAGGCTTCTCCCAAGTCTGCCACCCCTAAGAGAGTGTCATCTCCCAAGGCAGCAACTCCTAAGGCTTCTCCCAAGTTCCCTACTCCCAAGGCTTCTCCCAAGTTTCCCACACCCAAGTCTTCCCCAAAGGTAGCAGCTTCTAAGGCTTCCCCCAAGTTTCCCACCCCTAAGGCTTCCCCCAAGTTTCCCACACCCAAGTCTGCCACTCCCAAGGCTGCCTCTCCCAAGCTTGCCACTCCCAAGAAGCTTTCAGCCAAGTCCATTTCCCCCAGGTTTCTCTCCTCCAAGCTGGCATCATACAAATGTCCCTCACCCAAGTTTCCGTCACCCAAGCTTTCATCTCCCAAGTCATCTCCTAAGTTTCCCTCACCCAAGCTGTCTCCCAAGTTTTCCTCTCCCAAGTCTGCAGCCAAGAAGTTTTCCTCCCCTAAAGCTGCAAACCTCAAGCTATCCTCTCCCAAGAACCGCTCGTCCCCCAAATTGTCGTCGCCAAAATCCACTTCAAAGGCCGCCACATCTCCAAAGCTATCCTCTCCCAAGCCTAGCCGCCCTAAGAAGCTGTCGACTCCCAGGAAACCCACAACCCCCAAGAAACTGTCCACTCCCAAGGGCACCTCTCCCAAAACCCCTTCCACTCCCAAGCCAGGTCGGCCCAAGACAGTGGCCACCCCTAAAGCTACCACCCCCAAGCCTGGCCATTCTAAGAAGCTGTCAACCCCCAGGTCTGCCAGCCCAAGGAAGCCAGCAACACCCAAGTTTGCCAGCCCAGAGGTGTTGGCAGCCCCTGGGTCTGTCACTCCTTGGTCGGTTAGCCGCAAAAAGCTCTCATCGCCCAAATTTTCGAGCCCTGAGGTCATAGCAGCCCCGGGTTCTGCTAAGGGCAAGAAGTCCCAGAGCCCCAAGTTTGCCAGTCCCAAGAATGTCTGCGCGGTGCTTCTGACGCCACCACACACTGGCAGCCCCAAAGCATCAAGCACCAGTAAGCTGACACCTCCCAAGTCACCCGGGGTCAAGAGGTCTGCCACACTCAAGACACCAACTCCCAAGAAACTGAAGACAGACAGCCCCAAGAACAGTGGGTCAGCAACACCCAAATCCACCGGCAAGAAACACCCCAGAACCCCGGCCTCTGCTCTTCGCATCAAGGCAGCAACATCAAGGTCCACCCACAAGAAGGTCACTATCAAGAGCCAGACTTCTGCCACGCCGGGCCTCAAGTCAG GAAAGCTGTCCAGGGTGATGAAGGCCAAGACGCCCAAGAAGACCTGGGCTGACGTGCTGAAGAAGGGGCTGACGGGGAAGGGGGCGGCCCTCTCCCGCTCCCAGAAGGCACGGACTGTTCTGGCGGCAACTCGCACCATGCACAAGCAATCCAAAAGGACTGTGCAGCCCAAGAAGACCAAG CAAACATTTCCCTTCCAGGAGGCAGCCCTGAAGCAGCAGGAGGtggccagcaccaccagcacggGCCACGCCAACTCTCCAGCTCCAATCATCATCCGCCGGAAGACAACCCAGACCCCCAAGGTGTTCAGGCGGGGCCAGAAGCAGCCATGCCCCGTCAACCAGCCTGGGGGGGTGGGCGACACCGCTGACCTGGAGGGCCTGTCCTCCCTCATGGCCACCCCCAGGGTGCCACCTCAGG GAGAGACAGCTGTGCCATCCCCAAGAGGCAGGGTGAAGGCCACCCCCCGGACCTCACCGTCCCAGCGGCTGCGCCGGGCTCTGCGCAGCTCCCCGTCCTCGTCCTCTGCCAACACCTCCATCAGCTCCATCAACATGACCAACTTTGACTTCTCTGCTGTCAGGACTCCTGAACTCACCAAGGACCTCTTTGTGTCTTCCCTGGAGACACCAGCCCCCTGCGGCACACCGGAGAGTGTGTACAGAAACCCTGCAGACAGACAGGCCCTGGACTCCCCGGTGCAGGTCACCATAGAGGCCGATGCCACCACCTTTGACTTTGGCAACGCCCACACACCCGACGTGACCCAGGACAAGTTTGTCTCCCCCGTGAGTGGTCTCAGGACTCCCAGAACAGCCATCTCAACGCCAAAGCCACAGCTGAAGAACATGGCCCCACTCAGGAACCTCTCTGCGGAGTCTATACCTCAGGAACAGCAAGAGACAAGTTCCAGGGATGCAGCGTCAGAGGAGAACCTTGAGGGAGCTGCAGGAACTTCATCCCAAGCCAACCACACAGACGCTGCAAGTGTGAAGAAGCTCCTTAGGACGCCCAAGGCTGCCACATCACCCCAGGCAGATTACACAGATGTTGCCGGTGTGAAGAAGCTGCTTAAAACACCAAGAGCTGCACCGCCATCACCACAAGCCAACTACACGGACGTGGCCGGCGTGAAGAAGCTCCTCAGGACACCCAAACCTGCAGCGACATCCCCTCAGGCTGACTACACCAATATAGTGGGGACAAGGAAGCTGATGAAGACGCCCGGGCCTGTACCAGCATCCCCTGAAGCTGACTACACCAATGTTGCAGGTGTAGGCAAGATGCTGAGGACCCCCAAGCCCGCGCCAGCATCCCCTGAGGCTGACTACACACAAGTGGCAGGGATGAAGAAGCTGCTGAGGACCCCCAAGCCTGCTGTGGCATCCCCTGAGGCTGATTATACCAATGTTGCTGGTGTTGGAAAACTGCTGAGAACACCCAAGCCTGCTGTGGTCTCTCCCAAAGCTGACTACACCAATGTTGCAGGTGTGGGCAAGCTGCTCAGGACTCCCAAGGCTGCTGTGGCATCCCCCGAGGCTGACTACACCAATGTTAGAGGTGTTAGACATTTGCTGCGCTCGCCCAAGACTCCCACAAACACACCTGAAGCTGATTTTACAGGTGTGGCTATGCTCCTGTCCACACCTGAGCCACAGCTGGAAGATGATGCAGCTGTGAGGgttgagagagcaagaaagaCTCCCTTGGCAGACCACACCAACGTGGACCGCTCACAGTCCCCGGTGCGAGGAGCGAAAGGCAAGGCTGCCACCCCTCAGAAGGAAGCCTCCCCGGCCACCAGCTCCCCTTCAGAAAATATTCCGCCccagggccaggaggaggagggccctGCGCCGCGGAGGTCACAGAGGAAGCCCAAGGCAGCCGACCAGCAGAGTGAGGTCACGCCAGTCAGGCGGATGCGCTCCAGAAGGAAGATCGAGGACTGTGTCTTGGAGCTGGTGCAGTCTCCCATTGGCTCCACACACTCCCTGCTCTCCACGCCTCTGGAGGAACAGCCAACACCCACGAGAAAGTCCAAGAGGACCaggaaaggaggggtggatgCGGATCAGGACACCCCCAGCAAAGCCTTGGTTGCACCCGGCACCCCGGTCACAGTTCTCCAGGCAACAGTGGATGCAGGTGAAGTAGCACCCCTTCCAGAGGTGCTCCCCTCACCTGAAGAAGACTCCATCCAGGGAAAgcaaggcaaggaggaagaggcagccaCACCTCGGCCAAAGAAAGGCAGAGCAAAGAAGGAGCTCTCGGATGAAACCGAGGTACAAAATGTCCCTGCGAAGACGCTGGATGAGAATGTCGCAGTAGAGTCCCCGGCAAAGACCACCCGCAGGGGAAGAGCTGCCAAGGGAACAGCAGCAGAGTCGGATACAAAGGagtcagtggaggaggaggcccgGCCTGCTCCCAcagtgagagggaggggaaggagagcagTGGCAGCAGCGGCACCTGTTGAAGATTCCAGCCAGAGAGAACAGAGCGCCGAAGCGTCTCTACCAAAGGGACGTGGAACAAAAAATAAGCTCCCAGACGAGGAGGTTGAGGTACAAAATGTCCCTGACAAGACCTCTTCATCAGATGAGGATGTCACAGAGTCTCCGGCAAAGATCACTCGCAGAGGAAGAACTGCAAAGGGAGCAGCAGCAGAGTCTGGCAAGAAGAAGTCTGTGGAAGAGGCGGCCCAGCTTACTCCCAcagtgcgagggagaggaaggagagcagcggcagtagcagcagcagcggctATAGCAATTGGCTCTCCAAAAGACCAAACAAGCAAGGACGACAAACCCCAAGCCTCCAAGAGCAAGAGAGGCCAGAGCAAGGAAGAGCATGACACCGCTGCggtggaggagggtgggaagggaacaAGGAGGACCAGAAGGAAGGTGGCTTTTGCCGACGAGCCCGACACGAAACAAAGTAAGGACGAGGACAGTGAAGAAAAGTCCATCCCTGCCAAGAGACCAGCAGCAAGGAAGACAAGAGGTGGGAGGggaagcaagaaggaggaggaggaggatgaagctgAAGACAAGGAGAATAACAGTCCACCCAAGAAGGCAAGGACACAGAGGACAAGGGCCAAGAAGGGAGacactgctgatgatgatgaaggcaAGGCAGAGGACAAGGAAGATGAGGACAATGCAACTCCTGCCAAGAGGGGAAAGAGGCCGCTGAGAACAAAATCCAAGAATACCAGtgaggaaaaaatggatgaagacaCAAAGACTGAAGAAGAGAAAGCTGCCACAACCAAGAAGGGAAGGCCGAGGAAGGCAGCAgctaagaagggaggaaaggacgacgagaagatggaggagaaggaagatgtgcCCAGCGAGGACTCCAAAGACGAGGAGTGTGTGCCCACGCCCCccaagagagggaggaggcaacAGAAGGCTGCGCAGGACCCTCCCCCCGCCAGGACCAGCAACAGAAGAGGCAAAGTCACGGCCGAGGTTGCTTCCCCAGAGGCCAG GCCTACAAGAGCAACACGATCTCGCAAGAAACTGTAA